The following proteins come from a genomic window of Anaerobutyricum hallii:
- a CDS encoding class I SAM-dependent methyltransferase, with translation MNEIENVYGETVEFYDLSALSQIGNKKIVLNKFADMVKDLDGIILDIGAGTGKTTIEMANMICDKEIIALEPSAYMRTAFMARLMEHNEVKERISLLPIDVGKYSFRDKISGVMCMGVLGHLKRDEQEKLLYKLDKNLNINVPILIELLEPKFLVAPVGSRISVATQGRLRYETYITDIKQVGMDQWTWRLTYKVFCGKNIVSTVDSLMSWNYQSVEKILNQLTKMHFRTAKLSETLLLAIKAR, from the coding sequence TTGAATGAAATTGAGAATGTATACGGAGAGACAGTAGAATTTTATGATTTATCAGCTCTTTCACAGATAGGGAACAAAAAAATTGTTTTAAACAAATTTGCTGATATGGTTAAGGATTTAGATGGAATCATTTTGGATATAGGTGCAGGAACTGGAAAAACAACAATAGAGATGGCTAATATGATATGTGATAAAGAAATAATTGCTTTAGAACCATCGGCTTATATGAGAACAGCGTTTATGGCAAGATTAATGGAGCATAATGAAGTTAAAGAGAGAATTTCTCTATTGCCGATAGATGTAGGTAAATATTCATTTCGAGATAAAATAAGTGGTGTAATGTGCATGGGAGTACTTGGACATTTAAAAAGGGATGAACAAGAAAAATTATTGTATAAATTAGATAAAAATTTGAATATAAATGTCCCAATCCTGATAGAACTTTTAGAACCGAAATTTCTTGTTGCGCCAGTAGGAAGTAGAATATCGGTGGCTACTCAAGGAAGATTGCGCTATGAGACGTATATTACCGATATAAAGCAAGTGGGGATGGATCAATGGACATGGAGATTGACCTATAAAGTTTTTTGTGGTAAAAACATAGTTAGTACTGTAGATAGCCTAATGTCGTGGAATTATCAGAGTGTGGAAAAAATTTTAAACCAATTGACAAAAATGCACTTTAGAACAGCTAAATTATCAGAAACATTATTACTTGCAATAAAAGCACGATAA
- a CDS encoding MptD family putative ECF transporter S component — protein sequence MSSQKKSSRLEGKDLITIGIYTVIYVVIVMLVAMLGFIPIFIPLMAVLCPLIGGIPYMLYVTKAKKFGMTAIMGFLIGLIMVFFGNGYLTMVTGLVGGLLADVILKKADYKSAKSTVLSCGVFSIWVFGNFAPIFLNRESYMVMLTEGYGTEYAATLNTYMPMWIAPILLVACFVFGLVGGMIGKAICKKHFQRAGIA from the coding sequence ATGAGTTCCCAGAAAAAAAGTTCCCGGCTTGAGGGAAAAGATTTAATTACTATCGGCATCTACACCGTCATCTATGTCGTCATTGTTATGCTGGTGGCGATGCTTGGCTTCATCCCCATTTTTATTCCGCTGATGGCGGTGCTGTGTCCTTTGATTGGCGGCATCCCCTATATGCTGTATGTTACAAAGGCTAAAAAATTCGGGATGACTGCAATCATGGGTTTCCTGATTGGTCTAATCATGGTGTTCTTCGGCAACGGCTATCTTACTATGGTAACTGGTCTTGTTGGCGGCCTGTTGGCTGACGTGATCCTGAAAAAGGCAGACTACAAAAGTGCAAAGAGTACAGTTCTTTCCTGCGGTGTGTTCAGCATCTGGGTGTTTGGCAACTTTGCTCCCATTTTCCTGAACCGTGAAAGCTATATGGTAATGCTGACTGAAGGATACGGCACTGAATATGCAGCTACCCTTAATACATATATGCCTATGTGGATTGCGCCTATTTTGCTGGTTGCCTGCTTTGTGTTTGGCCTTGTCGGAGGTATGATTGGGAAAGCCATTTGCAAAAAGCACTTCCAGCGTGCCGGTATTGCATAA
- a CDS encoding energy-coupling factor transporter transmembrane component T has protein sequence MAREILLSKKTEQGLRLDPRTKLLLIFIISIFVMGGTGGEAMGLIRLVLCVVPAILLLTSKQCAKAVGYIAVFSVFYAVQIYVLPHLTGILNFLVLFTTGFFCRILPSVAIAAYAVKTTTVSELISGMERIHMPKEVTIPLTVMFRFFPTVFQESEAISDAMKMRGIKLGGKKSSKILEYKLIPMITCSVKIGEELSAAAITRGLGAPVKRTNICQLKFNFADVVLILFCCFVVFWAIASPIISAGGILP, from the coding sequence ATGGCGCGGGAAATTCTGCTCAGCAAAAAAACAGAACAAGGGTTGCGGCTCGATCCGCGTACAAAACTGTTGCTCATCTTCATCATAAGCATTTTTGTCATGGGTGGAACAGGCGGAGAAGCTATGGGACTGATCCGCCTTGTTCTTTGTGTGGTTCCGGCTATATTGCTGCTTACCTCGAAACAATGTGCAAAAGCTGTGGGCTATATTGCTGTGTTTTCTGTTTTTTATGCTGTCCAAATTTATGTTTTGCCGCACCTTACGGGGATATTGAATTTCCTTGTTCTGTTTACAACAGGATTCTTCTGCCGAATCCTTCCCAGTGTTGCGATTGCTGCCTATGCAGTGAAAACAACAACGGTCAGTGAATTGATTTCCGGCATGGAAAGAATCCATATGCCTAAAGAAGTGACGATCCCCTTAACGGTCATGTTCCGCTTCTTTCCAACTGTCTTTCAGGAGTCAGAAGCAATCAGTGACGCTATGAAAATGCGTGGGATTAAACTTGGAGGGAAAAAATCTTCAAAAATATTGGAGTATAAGCTGATCCCGATGATTACCTGCTCCGTGAAAATCGGTGAGGAACTTTCCGCTGCGGCAATTACCCGTGGCCTCGGCGCTCCTGTCAAACGCACAAACATTTGCCAGCTTAAATTCAATTTTGCCGATGTGGTGCTGATCTTGTTTTGTTGCTTTGTAGTGTTTTGGGCGATTGCTTCCCCGATAATTTCCGCAGGAGGGATTTTGCCATGA
- a CDS encoding Gfo/Idh/MocA family oxidoreductase, which produces MKKKQILVCGTGFGKIYLKAIAESKEYELMGILGKGSDRSRLLSKNLNVPMYTDIKEINQNVDAACVVVPNAAGGGNGANIAKSILAKGIPTLLEHPAHEVEIVNCIRESGSAAFMLNPFYRYIKPIRDFLEAAQIISKHAHLINASLECAIHVLYDGIDILGCALGGLSTWKLGNVAESYTTSMAGGGNRVISGIIGMVPVTFIVNTNVDRNDIDHPLHLYHRIELTFSTGRLCLVNTHGPVIWLPFLHMPRDEYGTLSINVEEEVNIPSGVTIGNVMLPSVKETFEQIWPDAVKKALEILFKQNRTEKMSMAQYQIYVSKLWSEICQKVGYMNIVDYDNFGDIKSIFYDLEKRHLIKKENDGIE; this is translated from the coding sequence ATGAAGAAAAAACAGATTTTAGTATGTGGAACAGGATTTGGGAAAATTTATTTGAAAGCTATTGCAGAAAGTAAAGAATATGAGCTTATGGGTATATTGGGAAAAGGAAGCGATAGATCCAGACTTCTTTCAAAGAATCTAAATGTGCCAATGTATACGGATATTAAAGAAATAAATCAAAATGTTGATGCAGCATGTGTAGTTGTACCTAATGCGGCTGGAGGTGGAAACGGTGCCAATATAGCTAAAAGTATACTTGCAAAAGGGATACCAACATTATTAGAACATCCTGCTCATGAGGTAGAAATTGTTAATTGTATAAGAGAATCCGGAAGTGCCGCTTTTATGTTGAATCCATTTTATCGGTATATCAAGCCAATTCGAGATTTTTTAGAGGCGGCACAAATAATAAGTAAACATGCTCATCTTATAAATGCATCCTTGGAATGCGCTATACATGTATTATATGATGGAATAGATATATTGGGGTGTGCGTTGGGAGGCTTATCTACATGGAAATTGGGAAATGTAGCAGAATCTTATACAACTTCTATGGCAGGAGGGGGTAACAGAGTTATTAGTGGTATAATTGGAATGGTTCCGGTAACATTTATAGTGAATACCAATGTGGATCGTAACGATATAGACCATCCATTACATTTATATCATAGAATAGAATTGACATTTTCCACAGGGCGGCTCTGTCTGGTCAATACCCATGGTCCGGTAATATGGCTTCCTTTCTTGCATATGCCAAGAGATGAATATGGAACACTAAGTATTAATGTAGAAGAGGAAGTAAATATACCCTCTGGTGTTACTATAGGAAATGTAATGTTACCATCAGTAAAAGAAACGTTTGAACAAATATGGCCGGATGCAGTAAAGAAAGCTTTAGAGATTTTATTTAAGCAAAATAGAACAGAAAAAATGTCCATGGCGCAATATCAAATATATGTATCAAAATTATGGTCTGAAATATGTCAGAAAGTGGGCTATATGAATATCGTTGATTATGACAATTTTGGTGACATAAAAAGTATATTTTATGATTTGGAAAAAAGACATTTAATAAAAAAGGAGAATGACGGGATTGAATGA
- a CDS encoding helix-turn-helix domain-containing protein yields MTNQYMNNLYRDLLSNSPQTITIDIPADMGTGQILQVVTKQGAVVSDWKMNYFSDMNVQGVSSEEYIQMLFCFNDGVSWNIADSRQSISIQKGESCIYRGHGKMEYLCYSKQNDFLFKNVKVPLSYFRKIMNDYFDVGEIEVYQKKLLEGISKVGITPYMEHIFAELKDFTQYRGGLGYLFLESKVFELLSVYLSEILELSILASTYIAISRSDRESIIEAKRIIDSQLALAPSCEELARKVNISTSKLSKGFSSLFGTSVHAYIIDQRLEKAASLLLESNLNVSQVAAFVGYSKPSNFAAAFKKKYGVIPKNYKTENTIG; encoded by the coding sequence ATGACAAACCAATACATGAATAATCTTTATCGTGATCTGCTCTCTAATTCACCGCAGACAATAACCATAGATATTCCAGCAGACATGGGGACAGGGCAGATTTTACAGGTGGTCACGAAACAGGGAGCAGTTGTTTCGGACTGGAAAATGAATTATTTTTCAGATATGAACGTGCAGGGAGTGAGTAGCGAAGAATACATTCAAATGTTGTTCTGCTTCAATGATGGTGTTTCCTGGAATATTGCAGATAGCCGACAAAGTATCAGCATACAAAAAGGTGAGTCCTGTATTTATCGTGGACACGGGAAAATGGAATATCTGTGCTATTCCAAACAAAACGATTTCCTTTTCAAAAATGTAAAAGTACCACTGTCGTATTTCCGTAAAATTATGAATGACTATTTTGATGTTGGTGAGATTGAGGTTTATCAGAAAAAACTATTGGAAGGTATATCAAAAGTAGGTATTACTCCCTATATGGAGCACATTTTTGCGGAACTGAAAGACTTCACGCAATATCGCGGCGGATTGGGATACCTGTTTTTGGAAAGCAAAGTTTTTGAGTTGTTATCTGTATATTTGAGTGAGATTTTGGAACTGAGTATTCTTGCGTCAACTTATATAGCAATTTCCAGAAGTGACCGAGAATCCATCATAGAAGCGAAGAGAATCATTGACAGTCAGCTTGCTTTGGCACCAAGTTGTGAGGAATTGGCGCGAAAAGTCAATATTAGTACTTCAAAATTGTCAAAGGGTTTTTCCTCGCTGTTTGGAACATCGGTTCATGCGTATATTATAGATCAGCGATTGGAAAAGGCGGCAAGTCTACTATTAGAAAGTAATTTGAACGTAAGTCAGGTGGCAGCATTTGTAGGCTATTCAAAACCGAGTAACTTTGCTGCGGCATTCAAAAAGAAGTATGGGGTAATTCCTAAAAACTATAAAACGGAAAATACGATTGGTTAA
- a CDS encoding ABC transporter ATP-binding protein, with amino-acid sequence MIDFQNVSFSYGEESSGGGIRNVNLTINTGEFVLLTGESGCGKTTITRLVNGLVPHYYEGKLEGDVLLDGKSVSDTPLYDLAAMVGSVFQNPKSQFFNVDTDSELAFACENLGYPQEDILKRIDRTVSDYHIEDLMGRSVFALSGGEKQKIACASSSVLLPGIMVLDEPSSNLDMAAIDDLRQVLSLWKKQGKTILIAEHRLYYLHDLADRVLYVKDGEIEREYTPAEFDSLSDGTRKEMGLRPFSLSKLKPANQYQAHTAKQMEFQNFCFAYKKREPESLHIPSAELPVGETIAIIGLNGAGKSTLARCICGLEKKCGFLQVEGKTLDWKARLKHCYMVMQDTSHQLFTESVADEVLLSMDNKDETVVDKILKQFDLLEYKDRHPLSLSGGQKQRVAIASAIVSNREIIVFDEPTSGLDLKHMREVARSLKSLADQGKTLFVITHDPELVMAGCSYVVHMEKGQVKESYPLDESGSKKVLDFFRIRQ; translated from the coding sequence ATGATAGATTTTCAAAATGTTTCTTTTTCTTATGGTGAAGAATCCAGCGGCGGAGGGATTAGAAATGTCAATCTCACCATAAACACAGGGGAATTTGTTTTACTCACGGGAGAATCCGGCTGTGGGAAAACAACGATTACCCGTTTGGTAAATGGGCTGGTGCCTCATTATTACGAGGGCAAATTAGAGGGCGATGTCCTTCTGGACGGAAAAAGCGTATCAGATACGCCGCTTTATGACTTGGCTGCTATGGTGGGATCTGTATTCCAGAATCCCAAAAGTCAGTTTTTCAACGTGGATACGGATAGTGAATTAGCCTTTGCCTGTGAAAATTTAGGCTATCCTCAGGAGGATATCCTGAAAAGGATTGACCGGACAGTTTCCGATTATCATATTGAAGATTTGATGGGGCGAAGCGTGTTTGCTCTGTCCGGAGGCGAAAAGCAAAAAATAGCCTGTGCTTCATCAAGTGTATTGCTGCCGGGAATTATGGTCCTGGACGAACCATCTTCTAATTTGGATATGGCTGCTATTGATGACCTGCGGCAGGTCCTAAGCCTCTGGAAAAAGCAGGGCAAAACAATTCTGATCGCAGAACACCGCCTTTACTACCTTCACGATCTTGCAGATCGTGTGCTGTATGTAAAAGATGGGGAGATTGAACGGGAATACACGCCTGCTGAATTTGACAGCTTATCGGATGGCACTCGAAAAGAAATGGGGCTGCGGCCGTTTTCTCTCTCGAAGTTGAAGCCTGCGAATCAGTATCAGGCGCATACAGCTAAACAGATGGAATTTCAAAATTTCTGCTTTGCGTATAAAAAGCGGGAACCGGAAAGCCTCCATATTCCGAGTGCAGAACTGCCTGTTGGAGAAACGATTGCCATTATCGGTCTGAATGGCGCTGGAAAATCTACTCTGGCCCGCTGTATTTGCGGACTGGAAAAGAAGTGTGGCTTTTTGCAGGTTGAGGGGAAAACCCTTGATTGGAAAGCCCGGCTCAAACATTGCTACATGGTAATGCAGGATACCAGCCATCAGCTATTTACCGAAAGCGTGGCGGATGAAGTGCTTCTGAGCATGGACAACAAGGATGAAACTGTTGTGGATAAAATCCTTAAACAGTTTGATCTGCTGGAATATAAAGACAGGCACCCGCTTTCTCTTTCCGGCGGGCAAAAACAGCGGGTAGCGATCGCGTCTGCCATTGTGAGTAACCGGGAGATCATTGTGTTTGACGAACCAACAAGCGGGCTTGATCTCAAACATATGCGGGAAGTTGCGCGGAGTTTGAAGTCACTCGCGGATCAGGGCAAAACGCTTTTTGTTATTACGCATGATCCGGAGTTGGTGATGGCGGGATGTTCGTATGTAGTCCATATGGAAAAAGGGCAAGTAAAAGAAAGCTATCCATTGGACGAATCCGGCAGTAAAAAGGTTTTGGATTTTTTCCGAATCCGCCAGTGA
- a CDS encoding Saccharopine dehydrogenase and related proteins yields MINNRRTICILGGTSTVGVTACKVLSKLGYSLRVSVRNIETIKDTGMYMAPNIQLFELDIDKESNIGKFFKGSDLVIGAIGPSADYSEKMLLEAMAENIPYVDPGGIHLIRKMRNSSMKGTAIVGSGIFPGLSGWMLSSVLKEAFNDDLIEMIIGGVYNFSKAAAIDYVEEIKSYKAGIPMACVRNGKILPAQKRSPLNLPTRISKLSILPYVTEEIQEIIQGKYMLNIDSYTAAPVSLFSIVNKAHCQKKDLVNALMGQKNSNQKAFIWVRQNKGNDSRCIYFEGKNPSVLTGEILAITANAIFEMPRKDGIYTMASYLEKYQVLDELKKIDKFKSEGKI; encoded by the coding sequence ATGATAAATAATCGCAGAACAATCTGTATTCTTGGCGGAACAAGTACTGTTGGTGTGACAGCGTGTAAGGTTTTAAGTAAGTTAGGCTATTCATTAAGAGTCAGTGTACGGAATATAGAAACAATAAAAGATACAGGAATGTATATGGCTCCCAACATCCAATTATTTGAACTTGATATTGATAAGGAAAGTAATATTGGAAAATTCTTTAAAGGAAGTGATTTGGTAATAGGAGCAATCGGACCTTCCGCAGACTATAGTGAAAAAATGTTACTTGAAGCAATGGCAGAGAATATTCCGTATGTTGACCCAGGAGGAATTCATTTAATTAGAAAAATGAGGAATTCTAGCATGAAAGGTACCGCTATAGTTGGTTCGGGAATATTTCCGGGGTTATCAGGATGGATGTTGTCTTCTGTGCTTAAAGAAGCTTTCAATGATGACTTAATAGAGATGATTATTGGAGGTGTCTATAATTTTTCAAAAGCTGCCGCAATCGATTATGTGGAAGAAATAAAAAGTTATAAAGCTGGAATTCCTATGGCATGTGTGCGAAATGGAAAAATTTTACCTGCTCAGAAAAGAAGTCCGCTGAATCTTCCAACAAGAATTTCGAAATTATCTATATTGCCATATGTTACAGAAGAAATTCAAGAAATTATACAAGGGAAATATATGCTTAATATTGATTCATATACGGCGGCACCTGTAAGTTTATTTTCAATAGTAAATAAGGCGCATTGTCAAAAAAAAGATTTAGTAAATGCATTAATGGGACAGAAAAATAGCAACCAAAAAGCTTTTATATGGGTAAGACAAAATAAAGGAAATGATAGTAGATGCATTTATTTTGAAGGAAAAAATCCGAGTGTTTTAACTGGCGAAATATTAGCGATTACTGCCAATGCAATATTTGAAATGCCTAGGAAGGATGGAATTTATACAATGGCAAGTTATCTTGAAAAATATCAAGTGTTAGATGAACTTAAAAAAATAGATAAGTTCAAATCAGAGGGAAAGATATGA
- a CDS encoding amino acid adenylation domain-containing protein, giving the protein MQDTKKVAGELLVELEKKGVTFETVDGKLKYKDSKGNFTENSKEKVKKYKEEIIEILKKKQTIDEFITDNDYETNVYPLTDVQAAYLVGKTEAVKWGGIGCKGYIEVDFGSYSAEELSRAWKVLVNRHEMLRAKVTEVGFEILERDEIDYEIKIVNLQKMAEREKVDTLSKIREDFSEYVFHTEEPPLFKVLITKRIEGNFFHLLVDLIVSDFASVQLLISEMGELLKGASLEKIRYKFSDYAMFNQQRKGSLKWHQDRMYWLERLKKLPEAPILPQDGRAADKCENTYEFYRFQKHINQSDWKRIKEIAGEYGVTVSSVLIGIYAEVISRWSSNKHFTLNLPIQNRPTIGNNTNSIVGDFTAVNLLEVNVTQNMSFIERVKEITKRLMEDLEHNSFSGVEVLRELSKVSEEKELLMPIVFTGVLKTDGTVGTIEYGFSHTPQVWIDCQIVDEIDSEDQEKGLMISWDTRKGAIKESIVTEMFESFTETIRILGIKHSEEWKNPLEIIVPSASKKKVICERNKGITNQSRIQQRFVKYAKKNSNKTAVIDAVETVTYGELLERAEYIAGYLRKEFVENRTGLVAIRMKKSVNQIAAVMGVLIAGFSYLPIDIKQPLARQEKILSKANVIVELDEKKVNMILQNLEYRLEKHPEFQNPIAYVIFTSGSTGEPKGVVMSHTAAQNTLISIENMYNISEEDTILGIAELSFDLSVFDIFSVLGVGGTLVLPNPEKGPDASHWGRLLNEYKVTLWNSVPAQAEMLDAFASKSESYPTVRLVLLSGDWINTSLPGRLRKIMTNAQMISLGGATEGGIWSIYHEIDEIEERPTILYGKALLGQWMGVVDEELRICPEYVSGQIAIGGYSLAEGYLGDTTLTKEKFVYVEEEKNRIYLTGDNGRYVENGDIEFLGRLDNQVKINGHRIEIAEIENAIRGMQNIEDCCVVYNQSIGKGVLIAFIKNKISSISYTKEEYRKQLAFFLPPAMIPSEFVNVERFPLSTNGKIDRKGLAESIQKNIKVKHNAKATLISRKKEYVELAKSIKKIVCSISGNDYIDYEDNLLENGLDSLLLSQISGRIVSDIQEAQGMRFDEILRASLTMPTIMGIAQYISDCKNPSKNQMHSNAGNQTRNSYTVVYIFGDNENEIRDVLIEKLSASNISCKRVGGQEIIERCHEDISVKKKYIIAFSEMASLCITKASELLGENIIINRIFLINPSKAKESDLYLGDISIIDGNSVAIKSWEKAVLGNVREFESNSNDIFDIIMRELENDK; this is encoded by the coding sequence ATGCAGGACACGAAAAAAGTAGCAGGAGAATTATTAGTAGAGCTTGAAAAAAAAGGCGTTACTTTTGAAACTGTTGATGGAAAATTAAAATATAAAGATTCCAAAGGGAATTTTACAGAAAATTCTAAAGAGAAAGTTAAAAAATATAAAGAAGAAATAATTGAAATTTTGAAGAAAAAACAAACGATAGACGAGTTTATTACGGATAATGATTATGAAACTAATGTATATCCTTTGACTGATGTGCAAGCAGCCTATTTAGTTGGAAAAACAGAAGCTGTGAAGTGGGGTGGAATTGGATGTAAAGGATATATTGAGGTTGATTTTGGTTCCTACAGTGCAGAAGAACTATCAAGAGCTTGGAAAGTATTGGTAAATAGGCATGAAATGCTAAGAGCGAAAGTAACAGAGGTCGGATTTGAAATTTTAGAGAGAGATGAGATTGATTATGAAATTAAAATAGTAAATCTACAAAAAATGGCAGAGAGGGAAAAAGTAGATACTTTATCTAAGATTAGGGAAGATTTTAGTGAATATGTTTTTCATACGGAGGAACCTCCATTATTTAAAGTGCTAATAACGAAGCGTATAGAAGGAAATTTTTTCCATCTACTTGTTGATTTAATTGTTTCAGATTTTGCAAGTGTGCAACTTCTGATTTCTGAAATGGGAGAACTTTTGAAAGGAGCTTCATTAGAAAAAATAAGGTATAAGTTTTCAGATTATGCAATGTTCAATCAACAACGTAAAGGAAGTTTAAAATGGCATCAGGATAGAATGTATTGGTTAGAAAGACTGAAAAAATTGCCGGAGGCTCCAATTCTTCCACAAGATGGACGAGCCGCAGATAAGTGTGAAAATACATATGAATTTTATCGATTTCAGAAACATATTAATCAGTCTGACTGGAAACGTATAAAGGAAATTGCAGGAGAATACGGAGTAACAGTTTCATCGGTGCTTATTGGTATATACGCAGAAGTTATTTCAAGGTGGAGTTCGAATAAACATTTTACACTCAATTTACCAATTCAAAATAGACCAACTATCGGAAATAATACTAATTCCATAGTAGGAGACTTTACAGCAGTGAACTTGCTAGAAGTAAATGTAACTCAAAATATGAGTTTTATAGAAAGAGTCAAAGAAATTACAAAAAGATTGATGGAGGATTTAGAGCATAATTCTTTTTCTGGTGTCGAAGTGCTAAGAGAACTGAGTAAAGTGTCTGAAGAAAAGGAATTATTAATGCCGATCGTATTTACAGGGGTTTTGAAGACTGATGGCACTGTAGGCACTATTGAATATGGGTTTAGTCATACCCCTCAAGTATGGATTGATTGTCAGATAGTCGATGAGATAGATTCAGAAGATCAAGAAAAAGGCCTGATGATAAGCTGGGATACAAGAAAAGGTGCGATAAAAGAATCTATTGTAACGGAGATGTTTGAGTCTTTTACTGAAACAATAAGAATACTTGGAATAAAACATTCGGAAGAATGGAAGAATCCATTGGAAATTATAGTGCCAAGTGCGAGTAAGAAAAAAGTAATTTGCGAACGAAATAAAGGTATTACGAATCAATCTCGTATTCAACAGAGATTTGTTAAGTATGCGAAAAAGAATTCTAATAAAACTGCCGTAATAGATGCTGTTGAAACAGTGACATATGGAGAATTGTTGGAAAGAGCAGAATATATAGCAGGTTATTTAAGAAAAGAATTTGTGGAAAATAGAACTGGACTGGTTGCGATAAGAATGAAAAAATCTGTAAATCAAATTGCAGCAGTAATGGGTGTTTTGATTGCTGGATTTTCTTATTTACCTATTGATATAAAACAGCCATTGGCACGACAAGAAAAAATTTTATCAAAAGCAAATGTTATTGTGGAATTGGATGAGAAAAAAGTAAATATGATACTTCAGAATTTGGAATACCGATTAGAAAAGCATCCAGAATTCCAAAATCCTATTGCATATGTAATATTTACTTCTGGCTCTACAGGAGAGCCTAAAGGTGTAGTAATGTCACATACTGCGGCACAAAATACTCTTATATCTATTGAAAATATGTATAATATCTCGGAAGAGGATACAATCCTTGGTATTGCGGAACTGTCATTTGATCTTTCTGTATTTGATATATTTAGTGTATTGGGAGTTGGTGGAACATTAGTATTACCGAATCCAGAAAAAGGACCAGATGCATCCCATTGGGGCAGATTACTTAATGAATACAAAGTGACCTTGTGGAATAGTGTTCCAGCGCAGGCGGAAATGTTAGATGCTTTTGCGTCTAAATCGGAGAGTTATCCGACAGTTAGATTAGTACTGTTATCCGGAGATTGGATAAATACTAGTCTGCCAGGAAGACTAAGAAAGATTATGACCAACGCTCAAATGATTAGTTTGGGAGGCGCTACGGAAGGTGGGATTTGGTCTATATATCATGAAATTGATGAAATAGAAGAAAGGCCTACTATATTATATGGAAAAGCTTTGCTTGGACAGTGGATGGGAGTTGTAGACGAGGAATTGAGAATTTGTCCGGAATATGTTTCGGGGCAAATTGCCATAGGAGGATATTCTTTGGCAGAAGGCTATTTAGGAGATACAACATTAACAAAAGAAAAATTTGTTTATGTGGAAGAAGAAAAGAACAGGATTTATCTCACTGGAGATAATGGAAGATATGTAGAGAATGGCGACATTGAATTTTTAGGCAGATTAGATAATCAGGTAAAAATCAATGGGCATAGAATAGAAATTGCGGAAATAGAAAATGCAATACGTGGAATGCAAAATATTGAAGATTGTTGCGTGGTTTATAATCAAAGTATAGGGAAGGGTGTGCTGATAGCTTTTATAAAAAATAAAATATCGAGCATTTCCTATACGAAAGAAGAATACAGAAAGCAGTTAGCCTTTTTTTTGCCACCAGCAATGATTCCTTCAGAGTTTGTAAATGTAGAGAGGTTTCCACTTTCTACTAATGGCAAAATAGACAGAAAAGGACTGGCAGAGAGTATACAAAAGAACATCAAGGTAAAGCATAATGCAAAAGCAACTTTAATTTCGCGAAAGAAGGAATATGTAGAACTTGCTAAAAGTATCAAAAAAATCGTATGCTCTATTTCTGGAAATGATTATATTGATTATGAAGATAATTTATTAGAAAATGGACTTGATTCTTTGTTATTATCTCAGATTTCTGGGCGCATAGTTAGTGACATACAAGAAGCACAAGGCATGAGATTTGATGAAATATTACGGGCATCGTTGACGATGCCAACAATTATGGGGATTGCTCAGTATATATCGGATTGTAAAAATCCTTCAAAAAATCAAATGCATAGTAATGCAGGAAATCAAACAAGAAATTCATATACTGTTGTATATATATTTGGGGATAACGAAAATGAAATAAGAGATGTTCTTATAGAAAAGTTGAGCGCTTCAAACATAAGTTGTAAGAGAGTGGGAGGGCAAGAAATAATTGAAAGATGTCATGAAGACATAAGTGTTAAAAAGAAATATATTATTGCCTTTTCCGAAATGGCTTCTTTATGCATAACTAAGGCAAGTGAACTATTGGGGGAAAACATTATTATTAACCGCATTTTTTTAATAAATCCATCTAAAGCAAAAGAAAGTGATTTATATTTAGGAGATATAAGCATAATTGACGGAAATTCAGTTGCTATTAAATCTTGGGAAAAGGCTGTTTTAGGTAACGTTAGAGAATTTGAATCTAATAGTAATGACATTTTTGATATTATTATGAGGGAACTAGAAAATGATAAATAA